Below is a window of Streptomyces spongiicola DNA.
ACCCCGAACCCCAACTGGTCAGGATCGGCCATGGCGAGCTGACCGGGCCCCAGTTCGCCACCCGGCTCATGGTGGCCCGGGGGCAGTTGCAGTCGGAGTGGGTGCACACGGCCCTCGCCCCCGGCTGGCAGGTCCGGGGGATCGAGGAGACCGACCTGCCTGCCGACTCCCCCCAGTGGTGGGGCACTTCGCGGCTGGTCGAGTTCGCCGCCTTTCTCGCCGACATCTCCGTGGTCTACCAGCTGGTCTCCTCGGTGCGGCGGGAGGTGTGCACCTGGTGCCGTATCGAACTCATCGGTGACCGCTGCGGTTTCTGCTCGGCGCCACTGGCCCCGGCCGGACACCGGACGCGCTCCGCAGGCGCCCTCGGTGAAGGAACGCCGATGCGCCAGGGACCGTAGTGCACCGCCGGCGCGGTGGGCGCGGACCGACGGCGGCCCGGACGTATGCCCACCCCACCGTACGCACCAGTCCGCCGTCCGCCGTCAGCCCACGTCTTCCATCGAGGTTGCCCCGCTCATGAATTCACGCCAACGCCGTGGCGTCGTCCTGCTGCTCCTCTCGGTCCTGTGTGCCCTCGGCGCGTTCGCCGGCGTGCTCTCGGTGATCAGTGACGTGAATTCCAAGGTCGGACCCGAGGTCGCCGCATACCGGGTGAAGTCCGATGTCGTTCCGTACCAGGCGCTGCGGCCGAACCAGTTCGAGAAGATCACCATGCCGGAGCGCTGGCTCTCCGAGAACGCGGTGACCGATGTCTCGGTCGTCGACGGGAAGGTGGCCGTCACCCGGCTCAAGAAGGGTTCACTGCTCCAGGACGACATGTTCGTCACACGCCCGGCACTCGAACGCGACGAGCAGGAGATAGCCATCATGATCGACGCCGCCACGGGCGTGGCGGGCAAGATCAGGGCCGGTGACTCCGTCAACATCTACGCCACCTTCGCAGCCGACGACAAGGACCGGACGCAGGCGCAGTCCCGCGTCATCGTCCCCAACGCCCGGGTGATCGACGTAGGCCGGCTCACCGCCCTCGAGCCCGGGCAGGACGACAGGCGGCGCAGCCTGCGCGAGGCCGTCCCGATCACCTTCGCGCTCACCACCAGGGACGCCCAGCGCGTCGCGTACGCCGAGTCGTTCGCGGTCAACGTGCGGCTCGCGCTGCTCGCCGACGGCGGTTCGACCGAGCTGCGCGCCGGGGAGGGTACCTACACCCTCGAAGGCGACAAGTGAGAGACGGATGACGACCAGAATCCTCCCGGCCGCCGGCGACGCCGACGCCG
It encodes the following:
- the cpaB gene encoding Flp pilus assembly protein CpaB; amino-acid sequence: MNSRQRRGVVLLLLSVLCALGAFAGVLSVISDVNSKVGPEVAAYRVKSDVVPYQALRPNQFEKITMPERWLSENAVTDVSVVDGKVAVTRLKKGSLLQDDMFVTRPALERDEQEIAIMIDAATGVAGKIRAGDSVNIYATFAADDKDRTQAQSRVIVPNARVIDVGRLTALEPGQDDRRRSLREAVPITFALTTRDAQRVAYAESFAVNVRLALLADGGSTELRAGEGTYTLEGDK